The Streptomyces sp. NBC_01142 genomic interval TCAAGGGGTACACGTACGAGGCGGCGGACGCCTCCTTCGAGCTGCTGCTGCGCGCCGAGGCGGAGGGCAGGGCCCGCCGTTACTTCCGTACCGAGTCCTGGCGCGCCATCGTCGAGGACCGCCCCGACGGCACCCACGCCAACGAAGCCACCGTCAAGCTGTGGGCCAAGGGCGAGCGCATCGTCGCCACCGCCGAGGGCAACGGCCCGGTCAACGCCCTCGACCGGGCGATGCGGGTCGGCCTGGAGAAGATCTATCCGCAGCTCGCCAAGATGGAGCTGATCGACTACAAGGTCCGCATCCTCGAAGGCCGCCACGGCACCGAGTCCACCACCCGCGTACTGATCACGACGGGCGACGGAGGCAGCGAGTGGGCGACGGTCGGCGTCGCCGAAAACGTCATCGCCGCCTCCTGGCAGGCCCTGGAGGACGCGTACACCTACGGTCTGCTGCGCGCCGGGGTCGAGCCGGCGGAGTAGACCGCGCAGCCCCCGGGCCCCGCAGATTCCGCAGGCCCCGGAAGGTCCGCTCCGGAGCCGCCACTTCCGGCCGGCGGCTCCGGTGCAGGACCGGATCCGGGCGCGGGCGACGTTCGCCGACGAAGCGCACGCGGCGGCGTTTTCCGAGACGTCCAGGCGCGTGTGGGCCGGGGCCGTTCACCGGATCGACAGGTCTGCGCAGTCCGGCGGGTGACTCAACGCGCGCACGGGATCAATCGGAATATTTCGGGTCAGTCGACCCTAGGGTGGCGTGGTGGACAGCCACCAGCGAGTGCGGGACGACGAGGGGAGCGCGGCCCGGCTCCTCGCGCTGTCGGACGGAGTGTTCGCCATCGCGATGACGCTGCTGGCTCTGGACATCACGCTGCCCGCCGATCTGGACGCCGATGGTTTCGAGCAGGCGCTGAGGGATGTGAGGCCCAACCTGTGGGCGTACGGCCTCAGCTTCCTGGTCATCGCGGCATTCTGGCGGGGCCACCACCAGATGTTCCGGTACGTGCGAGAGGTGGACGGGACGGTCATCAGGCTCGGGCTGCTGAGCCTGGGCCTGATCGCGCTGATGCCCTTCCCCACCACCTTGCTGGCCGAGTACGGGGACATGCCGCAGTCGGTGGCCGTCTACTCCGGCGCCGTCGCGGCCATGGCGGCCACGCAGCTCGCGCTGACGGTCGCTCTGTGGAAGCGCCCGTGGCTGGGCAGCGGGACGCTGACCGATCCCGTCGCGCGCAACGATGTGGCCGACATGGCCGCGACCGTGCTGGTCTTCGCCGTCGCCGTGCCGCTCGCCTTCGTCTCCCCGACGGGCGCGAAGCTGTGGTGGGCAGTGCTGATTCCGGTGAAGGCGGTGACGGGCAGGCGGGGCAAGCGCCTGCGCGCGGCCGCCCAACGGTTCGGGACCTAGGAGGTGTCGGTCCGGCAGTTCAGCAGGAGGGAGAGTGGGAAGCGCCGTTCGGGGGAACGGCTGGTGTTGCTGAGCCGGGCCCGCAGACGCGAAGCGTACGTTCGGCCGACATGACGTACACATCGGGCGATCAGGCATCCGGCCCCACCCGCCGCACCACGCTTGCCGGGCTCGTCGGTGGGGCCGGCGCTCTGGTGACCGCCGGGTGCACCCCGTCGGGCGTGTCTCCCGCCCAGGCGCGCACCCCCAGTCCCACGGCGTCGGCCTCCGCCGCGGCAAGCGGTCCCACGCCCGGTGCGATGACGCTTTTCAAGGATCCGGGCTTCAATTTCAACGGGCTCCTCGCGCTCGGCGGATCCGGCTACGGCGCCGCCGAGGTGGGCGAGGTGCTCACCGCGGTGAACGCGATCAACAAGGCCGGTCTCTCCGCGCAGACGTACACCGAGACCTTCAAGAAGCTCGGCGATCAGCTGATGGAGGCGCCCCAGGGCAGCAAGCCCGGGGCGCAGACCACACGTTTCCGTGCGCTGCGGGCCGCCCAGTACTACGGCCAGGCGCTGTTCTTCGTCCTCGGCTCCGACGACCCCGGCAGCGAGGAGCAGTTGTACAAGGCCGGGCGCGGCGCCTGGGACAAGTTCTGCGAGCTGTGCGACCCGGTACCGGTGACGGCGAACATTCCGTACGGGAAGACCCCGCTGCCTGTGTGGTTCTTCCGGCCGGACGAGTCAAGCGAGCGGCGCCCCACCGTGATCCTCACCAACGGCAGCGACGGCCAGAATGTTGACATGTGGACCTACGGCGTCCAGGCCGCTCTGGAGCGCGGCTGGAACGCCCTTGTGTACGACGGGCCCGGCCAGGGGCAGCTGCTCTTTGTGGACCAAGTGGTCTTCACGCCACGCTGGGAGACCGTCGTCACGCCGCTCGTCGACTGGCTGGCCGCCCGCTCGGACGTGGACACCGGCAAGATCGCTCTGACCGGGCTGAGCATGGGCGGGAACCTGGCCCCCCGGGCAGCGGCCTTCGAGAGCAGGATCGCCGCTCTGGTGGCGATGCCCGGCTGCCTCGCGCCCTGGCTGGGCTTTCCTGCGGAGCTCCGGGAGATCCTCACCCCGGACAAGGAGGAGACCAACAACATCTGGAACAAGGAGGTCGTCCCCGAGCTGCCTCCGCCCGTGGCCGCGACTCTTCAAAAGCGCATCGAGCCCTTCTCCGTGCCGGCGATGCTCGACGCACGCGAGGGCAAGATGTTCACCGACTTCTACACCCCCGCCAAACTCATCGAGTCGCTGGACATCACGAACGTCGTGGGCCGCATCAAGATGCCCACGCTGGTCCTCGACTACGACTACGAGCAGTTCTATCCCGGCCAGCCGCGCCAGATGTTCGACAAGCTGACGGCTCCCAAGGGCTACGTGAAGCTCACCACGGCCACCGGCGCGCAGCTGCACTGCTCCCCGATGGCCCCGCAGCAGCACTGCGAGGTCGTCTTCGACTGGCTGCAGGAGACGCTGTCGGGCAACTGACCGAGGGATGCGACGGGGGCGGCCGCCAAGCTGACCGCCGCCTGCCGGGCGGCCCGATACCCTACTCCGGAAATGTCCGAAAAGGCACCCTTTCGGGTAGCGTCGAGGGTATGAAGACCAGGCTGTTTTCCGCACTGTCCGGTCTGCTGCTCGCGTTCTCCGCGGCCTTCCTCGTGGCCGCGCCGGGAGCGCAGGCGGCCACCGGCCCCGAAACTGTGGCCGAGGCGCTCAAGGACGGCCCGGTCTATGTCGACCCGCGAGCCACGGGGCAGCTGTCCGCGGCCGAGGCGAACGCCCTCGCGGAGAAGATCAAGGGCGCGGACAAGGCGCTCTTCGTGGCGGTCCTGCCCACGGGCGAGGAGTTCCCCGAGGACACGGTCCTGCAGAACATCCGTACCCAGACCGGCGTCACCGGCCTGTACGCCGTCCGCCTCGGCGACGGCTTCAACGCGGGCGCCGACAACAGTGTCATGACCAACCAGGCCGTACGTAACCTGGTCACGGCGGTCAAGACGCCCCCCGGCGTCGACGCTGCCACCCAGCTGAACAACTTCGTCGACCAGGCGCTGCCCCAGATGCGCGGCAGCGCCCCGTCCTCCTGGGGCGCGGGTCCCGACGCCGGCGTGGACACCGGTGCCCTGATTACGTTCGGTGTGGTCGCGGCCGCCGGCACTGCGGGCGTGTACACAGTGGTCCGCCGCAAGCGCCGGATGAAGGCCGAGGAGGAGCGGGCCGCCCTCGAAAAGCTGCGCGTGGTCGTCGACGAGGACATCACGGCCTACGGCGAGGAGCTGGACCGCCTCGACTTCCACCCCTCCGAGAAGGGCGCGGACGACACCATGCGGGCCGACTACGAGCGCTCACTCGACTCGTACGACAAGGCGAAGTCACTGATGGGAGGGGCCGAACACCCCAGCGACGTCCGCGGTGTCACCCAGGCACTGGAGGACGGCCGCTACTCCCTGGCCGTCCTGGACGCCCGCCGCTCGGGTGCGACCCTGCCCGAGCGCCGCGCGCCCTGCTTCTTCGACCCGCGTCACGGTCCTTCGGTGGCCGACGCCGCATGGTCCCCGTCCGGCGGCGCCACGCGCCAGGTGCCGGTGTGCGCGGCCGACGCGGCCCGGCTGGAGGACGGTCAGGATCCGATGGCCCGCACCGTCGAGACGGAGAGCGGCCGCCGCCCGTACTGGGAGGCGGGACCGGCCTACGGCCCGTGGGCGGGCGGCTACTTCGGCGGCGGCATCCTGCCCGGCCTGCTGGCGGGCACGCTCCTCGGCTCCATGCTGTCCACCCCGGCGTACGCGTCGGACTACGGCGGCGGGGAGTTCAGCGGCGGTGACTCCTCGGGCGCCGACTTCGACTCCTCCGACTTCGGGGGCGGTGGCTGGGGCGGCGGCGGAGACTTCGGCGGCGGGGGCGGCTTCGGCGGATTCGATGGAGGCGGTGGATTCTGATGCGGACCAAGATGTGGAACGTCGAGATCGTCATCACCGAGAACGACCACGTGACCAAAGCCGAGGCCAGGCTGCGCGGCCAGAACGCGGAACTGATCGCCGGAGAGGGCACGGCACACCGCAATCGCGCGGACCAGGACGTGCCCCACATCGGGGACGAACTGGCCGTGGCCCGTGCCCTCAGCGAGCTGACCCACCGACTGCTGAGTGAAGCGGCATCGGAGATAGAGACCCGCACGGGCGAGCGGGTCGAGCGCCTTCGCGCCTGAGTCAGGCGGGGCGACCGGCGACGAACGCGGCCCAGGTGGCCGGCGTGACGGTGAGGGCCGGGCCGGTGGGGTTCTTGGAGTCGCGGATATGGACGGCGAGGGGGTGCGCGGCGATCTCGACGCAGTCGCCGCCGGCGTCGCTGCTGTAGCTCGACTTCCGCCAGTCGTAGGCGACTTCGACGCAGTCCCCGCCCGCGCTGCCGCTGTAACTGGACTTGAACCAGTTCATGACTCTCCTAGCAGGTCGTCCAGCAGGCCCATGCTCTCCGCGGGGGAGAGGGCCTGCGAACGCAGCATCCCATATTTCTGCTGGTACATACTGACCTGGTCGGGATCATCGACGAGGAAGCTGATGTGCTGCCCCTCGATATAGGCGAGTTGATCGTGGTCGGGGGTCTCCAGCAGCACCAGCGGCCCGTCGAGACCGGCGTGTGTCCCTCGGTCGGTCGGCATGATCTGGAGGCCTAGGAAGGGGAGTTCGGCGCAGCGCCGCAGATGCTGGTTCTGTAACCGCAGCACCTGCCGCCCCCCGATGGGCCGGTGCAGGATGGACTCCTCCAGCAGGAAGTTCACCATCGGCCGGGGCTTGCGCGCGAAGACCTTCTGCCGGGCCAGCCGGGCCTGGACCCACTCCTCCAACTGCTCCTCGTCCAGGGGCGGATAGAGACAGGAGAAGACCGCCCGCGCGTACTCCTCGGTCTGGAGGAGGCCGGGCACAGCCTGGGTCTGGTACGAGAGCAGCGTCAGCGCCTCCTGCTCGTGCTCGACGAAGTCCTGCGCGAACGCCGGGAACCGCTCCCGCTCCGGGACCTTGTCCACAGCGGTCTGCAACGCCTTCTTCGTGTCGAGCAGCTCGTCGAGCTGCTCCGCGAAATCCGGCTTGAGCGGTCGGCGGCCCTGCTCGATCGAGGCGATGGTCTCCTCGTGAATGTGGAACTGCGCCGCCAGCTCGGCCTGGGTCATCCGGGCCGCCTTGCGGAACACGGCGAGCTGGGCGCCGATCACATGCCAGGAGGTGACCCTCTTGGTCCTGTTGGCTGAGTGCATGCGCTCCCCCTTCCCGTCACGTACCGCGTTCGATCCATCACGACCCGTACAAATCCGCTGTACGGCCTGGCGCAGGGGTTCACGGGGGCGTAATTCTCGAATTGCTACCGAAAGTGTCCGATTGGCTGCGTTCGGTGATTGACCATGATCGTTTCAGCATGCTTATCTCGTGCCCATGCCCACCCGAATGAGGCTCAAAGCCTTCGCGGCCGCCGCCGCCACCACCGCTCTCGTCACGGCCGGATCGCTGTCCGCTTCCGCTCATTCCGGCCCCGTCGCCCCGGCGTCGGACCAGCGCGCCACCCCCGCCCCGCTGTACCGCTCGGCAAATGCCCTGCCGGGTCGCTACATCGTGACCCTCAGCAACGCCTCGGACCCGTTCTCGATGGTGGACCGCTTCGGTGTGAAGCCGCTCTTCACCTACAAGTCGGCGGTGCGCGGATTCGCCGCCATGCTCAGCCCGGGCCAGCTGGAGGCCGTGAGGTCGACCCTCGGGGTGGAGGCCGTCGAGCAGGACGCCAAGGTCACGGCGGTGGGGTCCAGCGGCAGCGACACGCGGTCGCCGTCCGCGTCCTGGGGGCTGGACCGCATCGACCAGCGCGACCTGCCGCTCGACAGCGACTACACCTCGGTCGGCAGCGGCGCGGGTGCCACCGCGTACATCCTCGACACCGGCATCGAGTACGCCCACGCCGAGTTCGGCGGGCGCGCCACGTTCGGCTATGACGCCATCGGGGACGGGCGGGCCGGGAAGGACTGCCAGGGCCACGGCACCCATGTCGCGGGCACCGTCGGTGGCAAGACGTACGGCGTCGCCCGCAAGGCCAACCTGGTCAGTGTCCGGGTTCTCGACTGCCAGGGCACGGGTACCTGGTCGGGGGTCGTCGCCGGACTCGACTGGGTGGCCGCCAATGCCAAGCAGCCGGCCGTGCTCAACGCCTCCCTGGGCGGCTCGAAGTCCGTCGTCGTGAACAACGCCGCCACCGCCCTCTCGGACAGCGGTGTCCTGCCGGTCATCGCCGCGGGCAACGACTCGGTGGACGCCTGCACCGTCTCGCCCGCATCCGCGCTGCGCGTGGTGACCGTCGGCGCGAGCAGCAGCTTCGACGCAGAGACCGATTTCTCCAACTTCGGCGGGTGTCTGTCGCTCTACGCACCCGGCGCCGCCATCGTCTCGGCCAAGCTCGGTGGCGGCAGCGTGGCCCTGAACGGCACGTCCATGGCCTCCCCCCACGTCGCCGGTGTTGCCGCGCTCTACAAGGCGGCGCACCCGACGGCGCCCCCGGCGGAGGTCGCCGGGTTCCTCGACGCCGAGTCCACCAAGGATGCCCTGACCGGCATCGGCCAGGGCTCACCCAACCGACTCCTCTTCACCGCAGGACTCTGAACGCACGCCGGCGGGGCCGGGTGGCTCCCGGCCCCGCCGTGGCGGTGCATGCGGTACGGATCAGGTCCGTTCGGTACGGATCAGGTGCGCCCGGTACGGATCAGGCCTGGGGGGCGGACTTGATCGCCGAGATGTCAAAGGTCAGCTTGACCTTGTCGCTGACCATCACGCCGCCGGTCTCCAGCGCCGCGTTCCAGGTCAGGCCCCAGTCGGAGCGCAGGATCTGCGCGCTGCCCTCGAAGCCGACGCGCTCATTGCCGTACACGTCGGTGGCGGAACCGTTGAACTCCAGGTCGATGGAGAGCGGGCGCGTGACGTCCTTGATCGTCAGGTCGCCGGTGATGCGGTAGGTGTCGCCGCCGAGCTGCTCCGCGGTCGTCGAGCGGAACGTCATCAGGGGGAACTTCTCGGCGTCGAAGAAGTCGCCGCTGCGCAGGTGGCCGTCGCGGTCGGGCATGCCGGTGTCCACGGTGGCGATCGTGACGTCGATCGAGGCGGTGGAACGGGCCGGGTCCGCGCCGTCCAGGTGGAGGCTGCCCTCGAATTCGCCGAAGGAGCCGCGCACATTGGTGACCATCGCGTGGCGGACGGTGAAGCCGATGCTGCTGTGGGCCGGGTCGATGGTGTAGTCGCCGGTCAGCGCTGCCAGCGCCGGGTCCACCTCGAGGGTGGCGGTGGCGGCCGGGGCGTTGTCGTTCTTGCGGTTGAACAGAGCCATGGCTCCTCCTCGGGTGGGGGTGGGTCGAGGTTGTTTAACCTTCAACGAGGTCTACCGTAACCCCATCTTGTTCAAGTTTCAACCTCTGTGTCCACGTGTCTGCCCCTGCCAGGAAAATCCACTCCGCTCTCGGGGTGCTCGCGCGCGTCTCGGGCGCGCTCCTTCTCTGCTGCGACGGCTGCCGCATGGGGTGTGCGGGTGCCCGGGCGCCGTCCCGGGCACCCGTATGTGTCACGAGCCGACGGTCACCGTGAAGCGCCGAGGGTTGCCGTCGTGGGCCGCACCCGAGACGTCGGGCTGTCCGTCGGGGCGGACGTCGTCGTACGGGAAGGCGTAGCCGATCGGGGTGTGGGCGTGCAGCACGCGCGCGAAGTGGTTGGTGGCCGGATCGCGGTAGTAGTCGGCCGCCGTCGCGCCGTTCGGCTGGTCGGGGTGGGTCAGCAGGGTCGTGCGGTTGAATCCGGCGGCGAGCCTGGCCAGCAGGGCCTTCTTGTCGTCGGGGTCGCCGGGGTTGTTGGCGAAGGGCCCGTGGTTGCAGGTGAAGACGTCCTTCGAGGTGGGCTTGGCGAAGGCGTGGCCGCCGGTGAACGTCATGACGTCGCCGCTGACCCGCCCGGTGCGCACACCGCGCCCGCCCTGGAGATCGATCCGCAGATCGGTGGAGCGGTACTTCTGCCAGACCTGGTTGATGTAGCCGTCGAAGACGTCCCGGAAGGGCATCTGGGCGGGGCGGTCGAAGTACGGGGCCATCAGGTTCTGCGGTGAGATCACCCGCAGCACCTGCCCGCCCGAGCCGCGGATGACCAGCTTGTCCCAGGGCCGGCCGTCGCGCCCCGCCTGGGCGACAAGGTCGTCGGCGATCTTCTGCAGAGCCCCGGCGGGGAGGGGTGCGACCCGGTGGGTGGCATCACCGGTGAGGGTGAGACCGATGGGAAGGGCGGTCACCAGGTCGACGTAGCTGATGTTGGCGTACAGCTGCTGCGGGTTGAAGGTGAACTCGGCGAACGACCAGGTGCGGCCGTAGTTGGCGTCGGAAGGTGTGGCGAAGGCCGGTTCCACCAGGGCGGGGCCGGGGTTGAGGAAGAAGTCCAGCTTGTTGTCGCGTACGAAGTACACGCGGGCGCCGAACATCTGGGGCAGGGTCAGCACGACCGGGCCCGAGCCCGCCGGGCGCAGCGGGATGGCGCAGTCGACAGGGAGCGGAGTCTGGGGTGCGGAGGGCGACTGCGGGTAGTAGACGCCGCCGCCCGGGCGCAGCAGCACCCAGCGTCCGGTGCCCTGCTCGTGGCCGGTCACATAGGCGCGGACCGTGCCGGGCAGGGACTTGTTCTCCAGGGCCAGTTCGCAGGTGGGGGGCGCCGCCGCCTTGGCGCGAGGGCTGAGAGCGCTTCCCCAGGCGGGGTAGGTGAGTGCCGTCGCCGCGGCGGCGGTGCCGGACAGGAACATTCTGCGGGATATCACGGAGGAACTCCTGTGCTCGTGGGGGTGTTCACCACTCTTCCGACGGTCGGGGAAGGCGTCAATAGATGAGACTGAGAGCGCTCTCATAAAGTTTGCCACTTCAGAAGTTGGCGTCCGGGAAGGGGACTTGGACTAACGCGCGGGGGTTGTTGGACTGCTGGCCGCCGCGGCGTCCGACTTCGTTGACGGTGGTGAGAGCGGAGGACTACTCAGTCCCCATGCCAGTCCCGAAGCCAGTCCCCACGCCAGCCCCGACGCCAGCCCCCATGCCGGTTGCCGAGCCTGTTCCCAGGCCGGTCCCCATGTCGCGAAGAGTGCGTGCCGCGTGCGCGCTCGCCGCCGCGTCGTCCGCCGTGTTCGCCCTGGCCGGGCCCGCGCTCCCGGCGTCCGCAGTCGCGGTCGCCGCCCCCGCTGCGCCGGCCGCCCCCGCCGTCATCGGCTCCGGTCAGCTCTCGGTCGCCGTCGCCGAGGACTTCCCGCGGGTCCTCTCCTACACCGACCGGTCCAGCGGGGCCACGCTCCTCGGGAGTACGAGCCCGGTCACCGAGGTCACCCTCAACGGCACGGCGTACGCCGTGCAGTTGAAGAGCGCGCCCGTCATCAAGGCGTCGAGCGCCGCGTACAAACTGGCCTTCGGGGACCTGCCCGGCGTCGAGATCGACGCGACGCTCACCGTCTCCGGGCGGACGACCGCCTTCAAGGTGACCGGGGTCCGTGACACCGAGGCCTTCAAGGTCGCAACCCTCGACATCCCCGGCCATGACCTCGTCTCGGTCGGCAGCACGGACACCGGCGCCTCGACCGCCTTCACCCGGCTCGACCCGGACTCGACGAGGACCGCGGATGTGTTCGGCACGGTGACCGGGGAGACTCCGGCGGACTCCGCGCCCGTGGGGGCCTCGTACGCCTTGGTCAACACCGACGAGCTGGCCGCGGCCGTCGAGTCGAACTCCTCCTACGACAAGCCGGGCGGCGCGACGGGCGGCGACGACGCGCGCTTTTGGCACCGGGCCCGCAAGGCCGGGGACGGCAGCACACGCGTCGGCGTCTGGTCCGGGCAGTGGACCTACCGGGGGAGCGGTGCCCCGAGCCCCGAGAGCGGCAAGGACCTCCCCTGGGCGAAGGTCGTCGTCACGCCCGACGCCAACGGCGACAACAAGGTCGACTGGCAGGACGGCGCCGTCGCCTTCCGCACCATCGGAGTCAAGGCGCCGGGCGGTGAGCAGACCCCGGACCGCGTGATCACCCATATTCCGTTCAACTTCGCCAGCCAGGCCACCCACCCCTTCCTCCGTACCCTCGACGACGTCAAGCGGATCTCACTCGCCACCGACGGGCTCGGCCAGCTGGCGGTGCTCAAGGGGTACGGCTCCGAGGGCCACGACTCGGCGCACCCCGACTACGGGGGCAACTACAACAAGCGGGCCGGGGGACTCGCGGACCTCAACACGCTGCTGAAGGCCGGCAAGAAGTGGGGCGCGGCCTTCGGCGTGCATGTGAACGCCACCGAGTCGTACCCCGAGGCGAAGAACTTCAGCGAGAGCCTCGTCGACAAGAGCAAGCCCGGCTGGAACTGGCTGAACCAGAGCTACTACATCGACCAGCGCCGCGACATCAACAGCGGTGATCTGGCGCGCAGATTCCAGCAGCTGAGGGACGAGACCGACCGTAATCTCTCCTTCCTCTACATCGATGTGTACTACTCCCACGGCTGGATCGCCGACAAGACGGTGCAGGCCGTGCAGAAGCAGGGCTGGAACGTCGGCACCGAGTGGGCCGACAAGTTCGAGCGGGCTTCGCTCTGGTCGCACTGGGCCAACGACCTGGACTACGGCGGGGCCACCAACAAGGGCCTCAACTCCCGGATCATCCGGTTCATCCGCAACGGCGAGAAGGACATCTGGAACAACCACCCCGTCCTGGGCCAGACGGCCCTCCAAGACTTCGAGGGCTGGACCGGAGAGACCGACTGGAACGCCTTCTACGACAACATCTGGCAGCGCAATCTCCCCGCCAAGTACCTCCAGCAGCAGCAGATCACCCGCTGGGACGGGAACGAGATCCGATTCACCGGCGATGTGCGCGGCACGGTCGAGAACGGCCGGCGCACCTTCTACGACCACGGGCGCAAGGTGCTCGAAGGCGACGCCTATCTGCTGCCGTGGGACGGCGGCAAGAAGCTGTACCACTACAACAAGGCCGGTGGTACGAGCAGTTGGGCCGCGACGGGCGGGTCGAGATACACCGTGTACAAGCTCACCGACAACGGGCGGGTGAAGACCGGCACGGTCAGGGCCGTGGGGGGCAAGGTGACGCTCAAGGCCGAGGCGGGACAGCCGTACGTCCTCCACCCGGACCGTGCGCCGGCCTCCCGGGACCCGCGGTGGGGCGAGGGCGGCGCGGTCGCCGACCCCGGCTTCAACGACGCCGGTCTGGACGACTGGACCCGGCGCGGCAGGGCCGCCCGCGACACCGACGGCAAGGGCCGCAACAGCGCCGTACTGAGTGGCACCCCCACCGCCTCGGTCGCGCAGCGGCTGACCGGGCTCACTCCGGGCGCCCGGTACACCGCGTCCGCCTGGATCGAGGTGCAGCCCGGCAAGGAGCGCCGTACGACCCTCTCGGCCGGTGGTGCGTCCGTGTCCGTGGCGCGCTCGACCGCGAAGGACCAGGTCGCGGCGTCCGACCGGCACGGTACGTACTTCCAGCGCGCCAAGGTGAGCTTCACCGCGCCGGGCGGCGGGACCACCCTGAAGGTGGAGGCGGCGGGCGGGAGTCCAGCGGCGGTTCGCGTCGATGACGTACGGGTGGTCAAGAACGCACCGGCGACCGGGCCGGGCGCGGTCGTGTACGAGGACTTCGAGGCCGTCGACCAGGGATGGGGCCCCTTCCTCAAGGGGG includes:
- a CDS encoding helix-turn-helix transcriptional regulator; protein product: MHSANRTKRVTSWHVIGAQLAVFRKAARMTQAELAAQFHIHEETIASIEQGRRPLKPDFAEQLDELLDTKKALQTAVDKVPERERFPAFAQDFVEHEQEALTLLSYQTQAVPGLLQTEEYARAVFSCLYPPLDEEQLEEWVQARLARQKVFARKPRPMVNFLLEESILHRPIGGRQVLRLQNQHLRRCAELPFLGLQIMPTDRGTHAGLDGPLVLLETPDHDQLAYIEGQHISFLVDDPDQVSMYQQKYGMLRSQALSPAESMGLLDDLLGES
- a CDS encoding TMEM175 family protein, giving the protein MVDSHQRVRDDEGSAARLLALSDGVFAIAMTLLALDITLPADLDADGFEQALRDVRPNLWAYGLSFLVIAAFWRGHHQMFRYVREVDGTVIRLGLLSLGLIALMPFPTTLLAEYGDMPQSVAVYSGAVAAMAATQLALTVALWKRPWLGSGTLTDPVARNDVADMAATVLVFAVAVPLAFVSPTGAKLWWAVLIPVKAVTGRRGKRLRAAAQRFGT
- a CDS encoding DUF397 domain-containing protein, whose translation is MNWFKSSYSGSAGGDCVEVAYDWRKSSYSSDAGGDCVEIAAHPLAVHIRDSKNPTGPALTVTPATWAAFVAGRPA
- a CDS encoding glycoside hydrolase family 64 protein encodes the protein MFLSGTAAAATALTYPAWGSALSPRAKAAAPPTCELALENKSLPGTVRAYVTGHEQGTGRWVLLRPGGGVYYPQSPSAPQTPLPVDCAIPLRPAGSGPVVLTLPQMFGARVYFVRDNKLDFFLNPGPALVEPAFATPSDANYGRTWSFAEFTFNPQQLYANISYVDLVTALPIGLTLTGDATHRVAPLPAGALQKIADDLVAQAGRDGRPWDKLVIRGSGGQVLRVISPQNLMAPYFDRPAQMPFRDVFDGYINQVWQKYRSTDLRIDLQGGRGVRTGRVSGDVMTFTGGHAFAKPTSKDVFTCNHGPFANNPGDPDDKKALLARLAAGFNRTTLLTHPDQPNGATAADYYRDPATNHFARVLHAHTPIGYAFPYDDVRPDGQPDVSGAAHDGNPRRFTVTVGS
- a CDS encoding YceI family protein, encoding MALFNRKNDNAPAATATLEVDPALAALTGDYTIDPAHSSIGFTVRHAMVTNVRGSFGEFEGSLHLDGADPARSTASIDVTIATVDTGMPDRDGHLRSGDFFDAEKFPLMTFRSTTAEQLGGDTYRITGDLTIKDVTRPLSIDLEFNGSATDVYGNERVGFEGSAQILRSDWGLTWNAALETGGVMVSDKVKLTFDISAIKSAPQA
- a CDS encoding DUF1876 domain-containing protein, which translates into the protein MRTKMWNVEIVITENDHVTKAEARLRGQNAELIAGEGTAHRNRADQDVPHIGDELAVARALSELTHRLLSEAASEIETRTGERVERLRA
- a CDS encoding S8 family peptidase produces the protein MRLKAFAAAAATTALVTAGSLSASAHSGPVAPASDQRATPAPLYRSANALPGRYIVTLSNASDPFSMVDRFGVKPLFTYKSAVRGFAAMLSPGQLEAVRSTLGVEAVEQDAKVTAVGSSGSDTRSPSASWGLDRIDQRDLPLDSDYTSVGSGAGATAYILDTGIEYAHAEFGGRATFGYDAIGDGRAGKDCQGHGTHVAGTVGGKTYGVARKANLVSVRVLDCQGTGTWSGVVAGLDWVAANAKQPAVLNASLGGSKSVVVNNAATALSDSGVLPVIAAGNDSVDACTVSPASALRVVTVGASSSFDAETDFSNFGGCLSLYAPGAAIVSAKLGGGSVALNGTSMASPHVAGVAALYKAAHPTAPPAEVAGFLDAESTKDALTGIGQGSPNRLLFTAGL
- a CDS encoding S9 family peptidase, with amino-acid sequence MTYTSGDQASGPTRRTTLAGLVGGAGALVTAGCTPSGVSPAQARTPSPTASASAAASGPTPGAMTLFKDPGFNFNGLLALGGSGYGAAEVGEVLTAVNAINKAGLSAQTYTETFKKLGDQLMEAPQGSKPGAQTTRFRALRAAQYYGQALFFVLGSDDPGSEEQLYKAGRGAWDKFCELCDPVPVTANIPYGKTPLPVWFFRPDESSERRPTVILTNGSDGQNVDMWTYGVQAALERGWNALVYDGPGQGQLLFVDQVVFTPRWETVVTPLVDWLAARSDVDTGKIALTGLSMGGNLAPRAAAFESRIAALVAMPGCLAPWLGFPAELREILTPDKEETNNIWNKEVVPELPPPVAATLQKRIEPFSVPAMLDAREGKMFTDFYTPAKLIESLDITNVVGRIKMPTLVLDYDYEQFYPGQPRQMFDKLTAPKGYVKLTTATGAQLHCSPMAPQQHCEVVFDWLQETLSGN